From Pelosinus fermentans DSM 17108, the proteins below share one genomic window:
- the folK gene encoding 2-amino-4-hydroxy-6-hydroxymethyldihydropteridine diphosphokinase, which produces MIILGLGSNMGDRESNIKSAICELNKQSKITINNISSLYETKPVGFVNQPNFLNLVISINTILNPYELLTECLHAEHQLGRVRKQRWGPRNIDIDILVYHSHIIRDEVLQLPHLRLHERAFVLIPLQEIAYDLPVYQGLTSKELLQTMNDIDDVVFYKKMNLDFL; this is translated from the coding sequence ATGATTATACTTGGATTAGGTTCTAATATGGGAGACCGCGAAAGTAATATAAAGTCGGCGATTTGCGAATTAAATAAGCAGAGTAAAATTACTATTAATAACATATCATCCTTATATGAAACAAAACCTGTTGGTTTTGTAAATCAACCTAACTTTTTAAACTTAGTTATTAGTATTAATACTATATTAAATCCCTATGAGTTGCTAACAGAATGTCTACATGCAGAACATCAATTAGGCAGAGTCCGTAAGCAACGCTGGGGTCCTAGAAATATAGATATTGATATTCTTGTTTATCACAGTCATATTATCCGGGATGAGGTGCTGCAATTACCTCACCTTCGCTTACATGAGAGAGCCTTTGTTCTTATACCGTTGCAAGAGATTGCTTATGATCTTCCTGTATATCAAGGATTAACTTCTAAAGAACTATTGCAAACAATGAATGACATTGATGATGTCGTATTCTATAAAAAAATGAATTTAGATTTTTTATAA
- a CDS encoding MGDG synthase family glycosyltransferase, which produces MAKSCKVLFISAPIGAGHIKAAQSIAEVMCRQYNHVETKLVNVFDFLNIFVGKNMLAIYFKVLELFPKMYGMAYGWGNESPLALVGRQIISRYLAKRMEQYILGYNPDIIVCTHATPAGLISSLLKDKKIAIPVVGVVTDFVVHRLWVYPEIQHYVIANEKMGKFLFDHGINGNGIKVMGIPVGEKFSRVSDKEKVMQNLQFCSEIKTILIMGGGAGLLPMDKIVQCCENIGIPLQMIVVAGKNKKMYQKVMNLQPKLRNKVQVLGYVDYVNELMAIADLIISKPGGITCAETLCAGIPMLIYRPIPGQEEANTNYLIEQQVALRADSLFDIQLIIERLFIEQPDELIRLRQNSLKMGRPQAAVTIADYIYSQAEMRRNC; this is translated from the coding sequence TTGGCTAAATCATGTAAAGTGTTATTTATTAGTGCTCCAATAGGGGCAGGCCATATAAAAGCAGCCCAATCAATTGCTGAAGTAATGTGCCGACAATATAATCACGTTGAAACTAAACTAGTAAATGTATTTGATTTTTTAAATATATTTGTTGGTAAAAATATGTTAGCTATTTATTTCAAAGTATTAGAATTATTTCCTAAAATGTATGGGATGGCCTATGGCTGGGGAAATGAAAGTCCGCTTGCATTAGTAGGTCGTCAGATCATTAGTCGCTATTTGGCTAAAAGAATGGAACAATACATTTTAGGGTATAATCCAGATATTATTGTATGCACTCATGCCACTCCTGCTGGGCTTATCTCTTCTTTATTAAAAGATAAGAAAATTGCCATTCCGGTAGTTGGTGTAGTTACAGATTTTGTTGTACACCGCTTGTGGGTTTATCCTGAAATTCAACATTATGTTATTGCCAATGAAAAAATGGGCAAATTCTTATTTGACCACGGAATAAATGGTAATGGTATAAAGGTTATGGGAATTCCTGTTGGTGAAAAATTCTCACGAGTATCTGATAAAGAAAAAGTAATGCAAAATTTACAGTTTTGTAGTGAGATAAAAACAATTCTTATTATGGGTGGCGGAGCAGGACTTCTGCCCATGGATAAAATTGTTCAATGTTGTGAAAATATTGGCATTCCATTACAAATGATTGTTGTTGCAGGCAAAAATAAAAAGATGTACCAGAAAGTGATGAATTTACAGCCTAAGCTGCGCAATAAGGTACAAGTTTTAGGATATGTTGATTATGTTAATGAATTAATGGCAATTGCAGATCTAATCATTTCGAAGCCAGGAGGAATAACGTGTGCAGAAACATTATGTGCAGGCATACCGATGCTCATTTATCGACCTATACCAGGACAAGAAGAAGCAAATACAAATTATTTAATTGAGCAGCAAGTAGCTTTGAGGGCAGACTCTTTATTCGATATACAGCTAATCATAGAAAGGTTGTTTATAGAGCAGCCTGACGAATTAATAAGATTACGACAAAATTCTTTGAAAATGGGACGTCCTCAAGCTGCTGTGACTATAGCTGATTACATTTATTCTCAAGCTGAAATGAGAAGGAATTGTTGA
- the dprA gene encoding DNA-processing protein DprA, whose amino-acid sequence MEKIYLAALQMVAGIGNVRLKGLVSFFGSAQQAWLANKRDLLLCGHLDEAIYNKLLIHREKIDIYTLACDWERKGIRICSHNDSEYPKLLLNTYNAPQVLFYRGALPITDHLIAIVGARKATSYGKNVAQLLAAELNEAGVWVVSGAARGIDTAAHQGALLKDGNTIAVLGCGVDINYPPENGKLINQIAESGAVVSEYAPGTMAHPGHFPARNRIINGLSRGVVVVEAAERSGALITADFALEEGRDVFAVPGSIFSPSSKGTHRLVKQGAKLIDSTADILEEYDIIVKEKETQRIDLTSEEAMVYDILTYENSLGIEDIVMKTKLSTAVITYILLQFELRGLVTENSGKRYLRCAKEGVK is encoded by the coding sequence ATGGAAAAAATATACTTAGCAGCATTACAGATGGTAGCTGGAATTGGCAACGTACGTCTTAAAGGATTGGTTTCTTTTTTTGGTAGCGCTCAGCAGGCATGGCTGGCTAATAAGCGTGATTTATTGTTATGTGGGCATTTAGATGAAGCAATCTATAATAAATTACTCATACATCGGGAAAAAATAGATATATATACATTAGCATGTGATTGGGAAAGAAAAGGAATTCGGATTTGTTCTCATAATGATTCCGAATATCCTAAGCTGCTTCTAAATACTTACAATGCGCCTCAAGTTTTGTTTTATCGTGGTGCATTGCCAATTACTGATCATCTTATTGCCATTGTCGGGGCGAGGAAGGCTACATCCTATGGGAAAAATGTTGCACAGTTACTAGCAGCGGAGCTTAATGAAGCTGGAGTATGGGTAGTGAGTGGTGCTGCCCGGGGTATTGATACAGCTGCTCATCAGGGTGCATTATTGAAAGATGGAAATACAATAGCAGTTCTTGGCTGTGGAGTGGATATTAACTATCCACCGGAAAATGGTAAATTGATAAACCAAATTGCAGAGAGTGGTGCTGTAGTTTCTGAATATGCTCCTGGTACCATGGCGCATCCTGGTCATTTTCCAGCGCGAAACAGAATTATTAATGGCTTGTCCCGTGGGGTGGTAGTGGTGGAAGCTGCAGAAAGAAGCGGAGCATTAATTACAGCCGATTTTGCCTTAGAAGAAGGACGTGATGTTTTTGCTGTGCCTGGCAGTATTTTTTCACCATCTAGCAAAGGGACACACCGACTTGTAAAACAGGGTGCTAAACTTATTGATAGTACTGCTGACATATTGGAAGAATATGACATTATTGTTAAAGAGAAAGAGACGCAAAGAATCGACCTCACTAGCGAGGAAGCAATGGTTTATGATATTCTTACATATGAAAATTCTTTAGGGATTGAAGACATTGTCATGAAAACAAAGCTGAGTACCGCAGTAATTACATATATATTACTTCAGTTTGAATTACGTGGTTTAGTGACAGAGAATAGCGGGAAACGCTATTTGCGCTGCGCTAAGGAGGGAGTTAAGTGA